Proteins encoded in a region of the Vicia villosa cultivar HV-30 ecotype Madison, WI linkage group LG5, Vvil1.0, whole genome shotgun sequence genome:
- the LOC131605613 gene encoding uncharacterized protein LOC131605613, which yields METNFILFASPLAVVLCIHGCGDCGSRFFTLRYDGASRRNPGPAGTGAVLFDETGNQRFYTLQFDGACRGNPGPAGAGAVLFDENWNVLNRFRKGLGYQTNNAAEYHALILGLEQAIVNGYKHINIQGDSRLVVKQFKGKWRINNPHLRSLCVEALELRNNFCSYRIKHIPREFNTIADAQANLAVNLQEGQVEADCFY from the exons ATGGAAACCAA TTTCATACTTTTCGCCTCTCCTTTGGCGGTGGTTCTATGTATTCACGGTTGCGGCGACTGCGGTTCA CGTTTTTTTACCCTACGATATGATGGTGCATCCAGGCGAAATCCTGGACCAGCTGGTACAGGAGCTGTACTGTTTGATGAAACTGGGAACCAA CGTTTTTATACCCTCCAGTTTGATGGTGCATGCCGGGGAAATCCTGGACCAGCTGGTGCAGGAGCTGTCCTGTTTGATGAAAATTGGAATGTG CTGAATCGCTTCCGCAAAGGGCTGGGCTATCAGACAAACAATGCTGCTGAGTATCATGCATTAATTTTAGGACTAGAACAAGCGATAGTGAACGGATATAAGCACATCAATATCCAAGGAGACTCCCGGCTTGTTGTCAAACAG TTTAAAGGTAAATGGAGAATCAACAACCCGCATCTAAGGAGCTTATGTGTTGAAGCTTTGGAGCTGAGGAATAACTTTTGCTCATATCGCATCAAACACATACCTAGG gAATTTAACACTATAGCTGATGCTCAAGCAAACTTGGCCGTCAATCTCCAAG aggGTCAAGTTGAAGCAGATTGTTTCTATTAA
- the LOC131607563 gene encoding uncharacterized protein LOC131607563 → MSRRNQRFYTLQFDGACSGNPGPAGAGAVLLDQDGSLLYRFREGLGYQTNNAAEYRALILGLEQAIKKGCVNINVQGDSQLVINQFQGSWRINNPHLRSLCDEALELRDNFRSFSIQHISRDSNTRADAQANRAISLQEGKVEEDRLC, encoded by the exons aTGAGTCGTAGAAACCAG CGATTTTATACCCTTCAGTTCGATGGTGCATGCAGTGGAAACCCTGGACCAGCTGGTGCAGGAGCTGTCCTGCTTGATCAAGATGGGAGTCTG CTGTATCGTTTCCGCGAAGGGCTGGGATATCAAACAAACAATGCTGCTGAGTATCGCGCATTAATTTTAGGACTGGAGCAAGCGATAAAGAAAGGATGTGTGAACATCAATGTCCAAGGAGACTCTCAGCTTGTTATCAATcag TTTCAAGGTTCCTGGAGAATTAACAATCCGCATCTAAGGAGCTTATGTGATGAAGCTTTGGAGCTGAGGGATAACTTTCGCTCATTTAGCATTCAGCACATTTCTAGg GACTCTAACACTAGAGCTGATGCTCAAGCAAACCGGGCCATTTCTCTCCAAG AGGGtaaagttgaagaagatcgtctCTGTTAA